Genomic segment of Parageobacillus genomosp. 1:
ATCCATGTTGAAATTGTCGATACATCTGTACCAGCCGAGCCGACGAAGAAATTGTTTATTGACCACGTGACAGAAATACAATGCCCGCACTGCTCTTTTTCCTTCTATTTGCGCGACACTCATCCAACCCGTAGCGACTGGACATGCCCAGCATGCGGAAATGCCTTTCACACATCCAGTTAAAATCATGGAAAGGAGCATCTACCGATTATGCATCATACCGCAACTGCTGAAATATCAAATTTTCAATACTACTTTGCCATCGCTGTTTTTTTGATTACATACGCCATTATCATCTCCGAGAAAATCAACCGCGCCGTCATTGCGCTGCTTGGCGCAGCGGTAATGATTATGTTTGGCATTGTCGACTTGCATAAGGCTTTTACCCATCATATCGAATGGGGAACGATCACTCTGCTTATCGGCATGATGATTTTAGTCGGCATCACAAGTAAATCTGGTTTTTTTCAATACATGGCAATTAAAGCGGCAAAATTAGCAAAAGGGCATCCTATCCGTATTTTAGTGATGCTTTCGTTATTGACAGCCGTTTTGTCCGCTTTTCTCGATAATGTGACAACTGTGCTGCTCATTGTTCCCGTTACGTTTTCCATTACGCGCATGCTACAGGTAAATCCGGTTCCTTATTTAATTTCAGAAGTGTTATTGTCTAATATCGGGGGAACGGCGACATTAATCGGCGACCCGCCAAACATTATGATCGGCTCGGCCAATAAACATCTTGATTTTAACGCATTTTTGCTCAACTTAACGCCAATCGTGCTCCTCATTGCCGCAGTGACGGTGGCCATTTTGGCATGGATTTATCGCAAGCAGCTGAAAGCGGACGAAAAACTTATCAGCAAATTGAAGAGCGTCAATGACGCCGACTATATTAAGGACGCCAAGCTGCTAAAAAAATCCGTATCGATATTGGCGTTGACGATTTTAGGCTTTATCCTTCATTCGGTCATCCATGTTGATGCTGCCGTCATCGCGATGACAGGTGCTGTCATTTTAATGTTGATCGCGGTTCCGGAGCATGAAATCGAAGACGTATTCACCTCGGTAGAATGGGTAACCATTTTCTTTTTTGCTGGTCTGTTCATCTTAGTCGGCGGACTGGTGGACATCGGCCTTATAAAAAGTTTAGCGGAAAAAGCGCTCGAAATCACCGGCGGCAATATTTCCGTCGCGGCGTATTTTATCCTTTGGCTATCGGGAATTGCCTCTGCCACGATCGATAACATTCCGTTTGTCGCCACCATGATTCCGCTGATTAAAGACATGGCTGTTGGCATGGGACTATCGCCGGATGCCGCGCAAATTGAAGTATTATGGTGGGCATTGTCACTAGGCGCCTGCCTTGGCGGAAACGGCACATTAATCGGCGCCTCTGCGAACGTCATCGTCGCTGGCATCGCTTCGCGCGAAGGACATGGATTCAGCTATATGGATTTCTTGAAAATTGGCGCGCCGTTGACGCTGATTGCCCTGCTGCTTTCCCATGCCTATTTGTTCGTTCGTTATTTGTAAAAAGAGCAGGTTAAAGGAGCGAAATCAAAAGAAATTCGCTCCTTTTTCCATTTTATACATATAGTAGTATAGAAATGATTAACAAGGAGGAGTAACCCGTGATGTTTTACCCTGCATTCCCTCCCCAATATATCGTCAGGCAATATCCGCCGGTGAATCCTGCTCTTTTTTCTAAATCGGCGGCGACCGCGCAAACATTGATGAACGACGCCAGCACGATTTTAAAAAAACTAGCGGAATCAAAATCGTTCGCAACCAGCGTCATGGCAGCGGCACAGGAGGGAAAAACAAAGGAAGTCAGCCGGATGATCCAATCGCTTGGAATTAAATCGAAAGTCGATCTTTATTTTAATCCTGATGGCATCCGCTTCACTTTATCTCCCCCGCCAGGTGCGTTTGCATGCTGTCAGCTCGTTATCGGCCTTCGTTGGAATATATTTCCTCATACTTAACTCTTGGGAATATGATCGGGCGGCACCTAATGCGAAGGTGAGCCCTTTTCCTTGCTCAATCGATAGCATTACGCATTTCCATTTTCGTCAAACGGCTGCTTTTTTCCAATTTCTGCGGCATCGCGCAAATCGTATCCATCATCGTTTTTGCTTACATGAATGATATCTTCGTTTGCTCCCTTTTTGCTTGCCTGTTTGATCTCCTGTTCTTGCCCCTCAAATTTCATGCCATTTTCTCCTTTCTTTGCGACTAAAAATCATAATACTGCTTTCTTTTTATTATGCGCATGTCAGAAAAATATAGTTGACATCCCTCTTGTTGTTCGATACGATTTTGTTAACAAAAAACAAAAGGGGGTTTACATATGGAGACACAACGTCCGAAGTGGCGTGCCATTGATATTACATTGGTCGGCATGTTCGTAGCCTTGATGGCGATCGGTGCCAATATTACGTCATGGGTTCCGTTTTTAGTCATCGGCGGCGTTCCGATTACTTTGCAAACGTTTTTCTGCGTGCTCGCTGGAGCTGTTTTAGGCCGGCGGCTCGGCACCATGGCGATGATTGTGTATATGTTAGTCGGAGTGTTTGGCGCTCCGGTGTTTGCCCAGTTTGGCGGCGGCTTTGGCAGCATTGTCCGCCCGACATTCGGGTTTATTGTCTCTTTCATTGTTGCGGCGTATGTCACAGGATGGATGATTGAGCGAGGCAAAGACAATCCTTCTACTTCCCGCTTTATCGTTGCGGCGTTAGTCGGAATGGTCCTTAACTATGTCATCGGTACAAACTGGATGTATGCTGCTTATAAATTATGGGCGGCAGCGCCACAAGGTTTTTCCTACGGCATGGCATGGAGTTGGATGATGATGCCGCTTCCGAAAGACATTATTTTATCGATCGTAGCCGGAGCGATAGCACCACGGATGTATCGCGCTATCCGTAAATCCGCTTCTTATTATCAACATGTCGCTTAATCCACTTTCTATGGATGGTTCCTTCCATCATAAACAAAGCGCGCATTCCGTTTTGGACATGCGCGCTTAATCTATTTAGAAAAATAAATTTAGAATTTGATACGCAAACCCAGCGATCAAGGCTGAAACAGGCAATGTAATGATCCACGTCAACACAATGCGTCTTGCGACTCCCCATTTTACGCCTTTTACGCGCTGTGCCGCACCAACCCCCATGATCGCCGACGAGATAACATGGGTCGTACTAACCGGCAAATGAAGAAGGGTAGCCGAGAAAATGACAAGTGCAGACGATAAATCGGCAGCGGCGCCGTTGACAGGGCGGATTTTCATAATTTTGCCGCCGACCGTTTTAATAATTTTCCATCCGCCTACAGATGTGCCAAGCCCCATTGCGAGAGCGGCGGAAATCCGTACCCATTCCGGAACTTCACTCGATGTGTGATAATTAGCGGCAATCAGCGCCATCGTAATAATGCCCATCGTCTTTTGCGCATCGTTCGTTCCGTGTGTGTATGATTGCAATGCTGCCGTTACGACTTGAAACAAGCGAAATCCTTTCGTCGTACGGGTTAAGTTGGCATTTTTAAAGATGAAACGGAACATGCTCATAATGGCAAAGCCTACCGCTAACGCCAGAAATGGCGAGATAATCAATGATTCCAAAATTTTAAGAAACCCTTTATAATGCAACACATCGAACCCAGCGGCCGAAATCGCAGCTCCCGCCACCGAACCGATTAATGCATGCGAAGAACTGCTTGGAATACCATAATACCAAGTGATTAAATTCCATGCGATCGCAGCGATGAGCGCTGCTAAAATGACGATAGAACCATTTTCCAATGCAAATGGATCGACAATGTCTTTTGTGATCGTTTTCGCCACCCCGGTAAAGGTCAACGCACCGATAAAGTTCATCGACGCTGCCAAAATAATCGCTTTTCTTGGTGAAAGCGCCCGTGTGGATACCGATGTCGCAATGGCATTGGCAGTGTCATGAAATCCGTTGATAAAATCAAACGCCAATGCAAAAACAACAATCAGAACCGTAAGTACCAATACTATATCCATAAAAACGATGTCTCCTTTTATGCATTGCGCATGATGATCGTTTCAATCGTATTCGCTACATCCTCACAGCTATCGGCAATCTCTTCAAGCATTTCATACAGTTCTTTATATTGAATGATTTTCACTGGGTCTTTTTGCTCGACAAATAAATTTTTAATCGAAGCCCGCAAAATTTCATCGCACTTCGTTTCATAATCCTTAATTTTAATGGCGTGTTTCCGCATATCGATCAGCTTTTTGTTCGCAAGCAATTGGAGAGCTTGCACGATTTCAATGGTGCTTTGATAAATATTATCGAAAAACTTCACCATATGGTCATCAATTTCCGTAAACGAGAACATTTCAAAACGGGCTGAACATTGTTCTAGTCCATCGAGCACATCATCCATTTTCATCGCCAGTTGGTGAATGTCCTCACGTTCAATTGGCGTAATAAATGTTTTATTTAACTCAACAACGAGTTCATGAATATACGAGTCTCCCTTGCGCTCATACTCTTTCATCACGCGGGAGAATTCTTTTAAATCACTGACATTGTTGATTTTATACTCTACAAAATATTGTGCCGCTTCTTTCACATTTTCCGAAATCGTAAATAATAAATCAAAGAAGACATCTTTTTTTGGAGAAAAAATCATTGTGAAAACCCCCATTGATTTTGAACTGATAGAATTGATACCGCTTGTTTTATTTTATGAACTGATGGAATTTATGCCACCTGTATTATTTTATCAATAAGTGTCGAATCCACAATAAAAGACAAAAAAAATTTACATTAAATTTACATTATCTTTACATTTCGTTAATATAGAGGTCCAAAAGACAAACCGAAGCCATACAAAGCGGCTTCGGTTTCCAATATCTTATTCAAACCTTTCTACGAACGTCGCCAGCGTGCGCACCATTACTCCCGTCGCCCCCGATGGTCCGAGATCATATTCTTTCGCTGCCACCGACGTTCCAGCAATATCAAGATGCACCCATGGTGTATCTTCGGCAAATTCACCGAGAAACGCGCCGCCCATAATCGCATGTCCTTCCCGGCCCGGCGAGTTGTTGAGATCGGCAATTTTACTGCTGCGCACGCGTTCTTTATCTTTTTCGGTAATCGGCAGACGCCAAATAAATTCTCCTGTTTCCACCGACGCTTCAAGCAGCTGTTCAAATAACGCTTCATTGTTCGTCATCGCCCCCGTCGTATGCACGCCAAGCGCGACGATCACACCACCAGTCAGCGTCGCCACATCGATTAAATAGTTGGCGCCGTGATGCTTTGCATAAGTGATGGCATCGGCTAAAATGAGGCGGCCTTCCGCGTCTGTATTTTTCACTTCGATCGTTTTTCCACTCATCGATGTAATGACGTCATCTGGTTTAAACGCTTCGCCGCTGATCATATTGTCGGTAGCCGGAATGACGGCAATAACGTTTTGTTCCGGGCGAAGTTCCCCGATAATCTCCATCGCACCAAGCACTGCGGCGGCACCAGCCATATCGGTTTTCATATCGACCATGCTTTCGCGCGGTTTAAGGGAGTATCCTCCCGTATCAAACGTCACTCCTTTTCCAACAAGGCCGATGACGTTTTCCCATTGTTCTTTTCCTTGGTACTTTAGAACAATCATTTTTGGTGGGTTTTTCGATCCTTGATTGACAGCGAGAAACGCTCCCATCCCGAGCCGTTCCATTTCTTCTTTTTCGAGAATTTCATATTCAAACTCATACTTTTTCGCTAATTCTACTGCATATTCCGCTAAGTCCGCCGCCGTCAACAAATTGCCTGGCGTATTAACGAGCGTGCGCGCCGAATTGGTTGCTTTGCCATAGACCGAACCGACAAAAAGGCTTGCTTCAATTTCAGCTGCGTCTGCTTCCGTGTAAATCGTCATCGCTTCCATCCGTTTTTCCGGTTCGTTCTTTTTTTGCTTATATCCAGGAAATTCGTAAGTAGCCAAGTAATACGCTTCCGACAGTGCGTGGGCCGCTTCATTGGCGTCGACATCATCAGTGACGAACGTGTCCAAAGCGACGGCCGCTTCCGTCCGCTTCGCTTGTTTTAATGTTTTAAACAGCTTGCCAAACGCTTCACGCAGCCCATCAAACGTCAATGCATCTTTTTTGCCTAAACCAACAAAATACAGCCGTTTTGCTCCTGTTTGATTCAATGTATGTACATGGGAAATTTGTTTTTTCTTAGCGGAAATGTCTCCTTCTTTAAACAACACTGACAGCTGCCCGCCAAGGCGGCGATCATATTCGGCAACAATGCCGTCTAGCGGCTGGTTTTTTTCAAAAACACCAATCACCAGCGCCTCATGCACCGTGTCTAGAGACAGCTGCGATTTCACCGTAAACATCGTATCATCTCCTTATTTGTATACATATTCCTTTTCATTATATCGAAATGTTACCATTATTTCGATATGCTAAAAAATACTTTTTCCTATGACAAGGAAACCGGAAAAAGCATGTGGAATGAAAAAAGAAGGAAAGACATAGGGTGTGTTCATAGCAGAAAATGGAAGGGAGAATGACGATGAGGTTAATTTCGATTTGCCCGAGCAACACGGAATTGCTTGCTTACCTAGATATGCTTGACCATTTGATCGCAATTGACAACTGCTCAGACTGGCCGTCTTCAATTACTCATTTGCCAAGGGTCGGCCCGGACTTGCATATCAATATGGAAAAAGTCGCGGCGCTGAAACCGGATTTAGTGCTTGCTTCTTTAAGCGTTCCCGGAATGGAAAGGAACATCGAGGAACTACAAAAGCGAAACATTCCCCATCTTGTTTTTGCACCAAATTCATTGGAAGATATAGCTAATGATTTGCTACGGCTTGGCGAAGCACTTGGCCAACAAGCCAAAGCAAACGAAGTCGTTCACCGTTACCGCTCTTTCATAGAGCAGTACCGGCAACTTGCAGATAGCGTCATACAGCCGGCGAGACTGTATTGGGAATGGTGGCCGAAGCCGATTTTTACTCCTGGCAGCGCCAACTGGCTCAGTGAAATAAGCCAATTGGCGGGAGGAAGCAATATTTTTGCTGACATGCCGCAGGCTAACGTGCAAACGGACTGGAGCGAAGTAGTAAAACGCAATCCTTCGCATATTTGTCTTGTTTGGGTTGGCGTGCAAACAAAGAAAATGAACAAAGAGGCGGTAAAAAAGAGACTAGAGGCCGAAAACGTCGATGCTGTCTGTGCCGACCGCATTTACGTACTCGAGGAATCACTTTATTGCCGTCCTTCCCCACGGCTTTTAGCCGGTCTTAAAAAACTGGCAGCTTTGCTGCATCCATCCGTTTTTCCGATGGAC
This window contains:
- a CDS encoding biotin transporter BioY; this translates as METQRPKWRAIDITLVGMFVALMAIGANITSWVPFLVIGGVPITLQTFFCVLAGAVLGRRLGTMAMIVYMLVGVFGAPVFAQFGGGFGSIVRPTFGFIVSFIVAAYVTGWMIERGKDNPSTSRFIVAALVGMVLNYVIGTNWMYAAYKLWAAAPQGFSYGMAWSWMMMPLPKDIILSIVAGAIAPRMYRAIRKSASYYQHVA
- a CDS encoding inorganic phosphate transporter, translating into MDIVLVLTVLIVVFALAFDFINGFHDTANAIATSVSTRALSPRKAIILAASMNFIGALTFTGVAKTITKDIVDPFALENGSIVILAALIAAIAWNLITWYYGIPSSSSHALIGSVAGAAISAAGFDVLHYKGFLKILESLIISPFLALAVGFAIMSMFRFIFKNANLTRTTKGFRLFQVVTAALQSYTHGTNDAQKTMGIITMALIAANYHTSSEVPEWVRISAALAMGLGTSVGGWKIIKTVGGKIMKIRPVNGAAADLSSALVIFSATLLHLPVSTTHVISSAIMGVGAAQRVKGVKWGVARRIVLTWIITLPVSALIAGFAYQILNLFF
- a CDS encoding DUF47 domain-containing protein encodes the protein MIFSPKKDVFFDLLFTISENVKEAAQYFVEYKINNVSDLKEFSRVMKEYERKGDSYIHELVVELNKTFITPIEREDIHQLAMKMDDVLDGLEQCSARFEMFSFTEIDDHMVKFFDNIYQSTIEIVQALQLLANKKLIDMRKHAIKIKDYETKCDEILRASIKNLFVEQKDPVKIIQYKELYEMLEEIADSCEDVANTIETIIMRNA
- a CDS encoding leucyl aminopeptidase, with product MFTVKSQLSLDTVHEALVIGVFEKNQPLDGIVAEYDRRLGGQLSVLFKEGDISAKKKQISHVHTLNQTGAKRLYFVGLGKKDALTFDGLREAFGKLFKTLKQAKRTEAAVALDTFVTDDVDANEAAHALSEAYYLATYEFPGYKQKKNEPEKRMEAMTIYTEADAAEIEASLFVGSVYGKATNSARTLVNTPGNLLTAADLAEYAVELAKKYEFEYEILEKEEMERLGMGAFLAVNQGSKNPPKMIVLKYQGKEQWENVIGLVGKGVTFDTGGYSLKPRESMVDMKTDMAGAAAVLGAMEIIGELRPEQNVIAVIPATDNMISGEAFKPDDVITSMSGKTIEVKNTDAEGRLILADAITYAKHHGANYLIDVATLTGGVIVALGVHTTGAMTNNEALFEQLLEASVETGEFIWRLPITEKDKERVRSSKIADLNNSPGREGHAIMGGAFLGEFAEDTPWVHLDIAGTSVAAKEYDLGPSGATGVMVRTLATFVERFE
- a CDS encoding ArsB/NhaD family transporter — translated: MHHTATAEISNFQYYFAIAVFLITYAIIISEKINRAVIALLGAAVMIMFGIVDLHKAFTHHIEWGTITLLIGMMILVGITSKSGFFQYMAIKAAKLAKGHPIRILVMLSLLTAVLSAFLDNVTTVLLIVPVTFSITRMLQVNPVPYLISEVLLSNIGGTATLIGDPPNIMIGSANKHLDFNAFLLNLTPIVLLIAAVTVAILAWIYRKQLKADEKLISKLKSVNDADYIKDAKLLKKSVSILALTILGFILHSVIHVDAAVIAMTGAVILMLIAVPEHEIEDVFTSVEWVTIFFFAGLFILVGGLVDIGLIKSLAEKALEITGGNISVAAYFILWLSGIASATIDNIPFVATMIPLIKDMAVGMGLSPDAAQIEVLWWALSLGACLGGNGTLIGASANVIVAGIASREGHGFSYMDFLKIGAPLTLIALLLSHAYLFVRYL
- a CDS encoding cobalamin-binding protein; its protein translation is MRLISICPSNTELLAYLDMLDHLIAIDNCSDWPSSITHLPRVGPDLHINMEKVAALKPDLVLASLSVPGMERNIEELQKRNIPHLVFAPNSLEDIANDLLRLGEALGQQAKANEVVHRYRSFIEQYRQLADSVIQPARLYWEWWPKPIFTPGSANWLSEISQLAGGSNIFADMPQANVQTDWSEVVKRNPSHICLVWVGVQTKKMNKEAVKKRLEAENVDAVCADRIYVLEESLYCRPSPRLLAGLKKLAALLHPSVFPMDDGQDPLLTK